Proteins encoded together in one Musa acuminata AAA Group cultivar baxijiao chromosome BXJ3-6, Cavendish_Baxijiao_AAA, whole genome shotgun sequence window:
- the LOC135639507 gene encoding succinate dehydrogenase subunit 5, mitochondrial-like isoform X2: MATSSIAFVRRLRTLRPPSSTTSSAAFVRHCSFIGSELHELGPVATRTIATQAVRSWMKGVNNIHEITASNLQASQIRFGTCGHKYSYTLNLRHAFSSNISQLPVIADPDIEAAMKDLLAINWDEIPDSVINETKKALSKTTEDKAGQEALANVFRAAEASVEFSGVLVSLRMALDDLCGLSGENVGHLPEHLEDAIRAAYKRYITYLDSFGPDETFLR; the protein is encoded by the exons ATGGcaacctcttccattgccttCGTTCGCCGCCTTCGCACGCTCCGTCCGCCGTCGTCGACAACGTCGTCTGCTGCCTTCGTCCGCCACTGCAGCTTCATCGGTTCAGAGCTGCA CGAGCTGGGGCCGGTGGCAACACGCACTATTGCAACTCAAGCAG TTAGAAGTTGGATGAAGGGCGTTAATAACATTCATGAGATCACAGCATCGAATCTCCAAGCTTCTCAAATCAGATTTGGAACATGTG GCCACAAGTATTCGTATACACTAAATTTAAGGCATGCCTTCAGTTCAAATATAAGCCAGTTGCCTGTCATTGCTGACCCTGATATAGAAGCTGCAATGAAGGATTTGTTGGCGATTAACTGGGATGAAATTCCAGACTCTGTTATAAATGAGACAAAGAAGGCTCTGTCAAAAACCACTGAAGATAAAGCTGGCCAGGAGGCTTTGGCAAATGTATTTCGTGCAGCTGAGGCATCTGTGGAATTTAGTGGGGTACTGGTATCCCTTAGAATGGCACTTGATGATTTATGCGGCTTAAGTGGTGAG AATGTTGGACACCTGCCAGAGCATCTGGAAGATGCCATAAGAGCTGCATATAAACGATATATTACTTATTTGGATTCATTTGGTCCTGATGAGACCTTTTTGAGGTAA
- the LOC135639507 gene encoding succinate dehydrogenase subunit 5, mitochondrial-like isoform X1: MATSSIAFVRRLRTLRPPSSTTSSAAFVRHCSFIGSELHELGPVATRTIATQAVRSWMKGVNNIHEITASNLQASQIRFGTCGISGHKYSYTLNLRHAFSSNISQLPVIADPDIEAAMKDLLAINWDEIPDSVINETKKALSKTTEDKAGQEALANVFRAAEASVEFSGVLVSLRMALDDLCGLSGENVGHLPEHLEDAIRAAYKRYITYLDSFGPDETFLR, translated from the exons ATGGcaacctcttccattgccttCGTTCGCCGCCTTCGCACGCTCCGTCCGCCGTCGTCGACAACGTCGTCTGCTGCCTTCGTCCGCCACTGCAGCTTCATCGGTTCAGAGCTGCA CGAGCTGGGGCCGGTGGCAACACGCACTATTGCAACTCAAGCAG TTAGAAGTTGGATGAAGGGCGTTAATAACATTCATGAGATCACAGCATCGAATCTCCAAGCTTCTCAAATCAGATTTGGAACATGTG gaatTTCAGGCCACAAGTATTCGTATACACTAAATTTAAGGCATGCCTTCAGTTCAAATATAAGCCAGTTGCCTGTCATTGCTGACCCTGATATAGAAGCTGCAATGAAGGATTTGTTGGCGATTAACTGGGATGAAATTCCAGACTCTGTTATAAATGAGACAAAGAAGGCTCTGTCAAAAACCACTGAAGATAAAGCTGGCCAGGAGGCTTTGGCAAATGTATTTCGTGCAGCTGAGGCATCTGTGGAATTTAGTGGGGTACTGGTATCCCTTAGAATGGCACTTGATGATTTATGCGGCTTAAGTGGTGAG AATGTTGGACACCTGCCAGAGCATCTGGAAGATGCCATAAGAGCTGCATATAAACGATATATTACTTATTTGGATTCATTTGGTCCTGATGAGACCTTTTTGAGGTAA